A region of the Nocardia nova SH22a genome:
CCAGGTTCACCAGGATCGGGTAACCGTTGACGCTGAGCGCATTGCCGTGCCCGGTCTGGTGCACGTCGAATACCGACTGGATGGCCGCGTAGAAGCCCTGCACGTCGAGAGTCTGATTGACCGCGCGTTTGGCCTGGCGCAGTCCGAACGGCGGCATCGCAGCGATCCGCTCGGCCAGCGCCCGGGTCCGGGTATCGAGTTCGTCGCGGGGCACGACGGAGTTGACCATGCCGATCTGCTCGGCCTCCTGTGCCGTCACCGGCCGGCCGGTGAACAGGATCTCCTTGGCCTTGCGCGGCCCCAATTCCCAGGTGTGCCCGTGGTATTCGACCCCGCCGATGCCCATCATCACCACCGGATCGGAGAACTGGGCGTCCTCGGCGGCGACGATCAGATCGCACGGCCAGCACAGCAGCAGTCCCCCCGCGATGCATTTGCCCTGCACCGCCGCGATGGACGGTTTGGGGATGTTGCGCCAGCGCAGCGAGAATTCGAGATATTTCCTCGACTCGATGGCGTAGATGCGTTCGAGAGTGATCTTCGACGGATCCGGCCACGACCGGTCCTTGAGATCGTGCCCGGAGGAGAAGTGTTTTCCGTTGGCGCGCAACACGATCACCGAGACGTCGTCGTCGGCGCCCGCCCGCTGCCAGGCGGCGTCGAGTTCTTCGAGCAGTTCACCGTTCTGGGCGTTGGCGGCCTCGGGACGGTTCAGTGAGATGGTCGCGATCTTGTCGGCGACCTCGTATTCGATGTACGACACGGTCGGCTCCTCAGCCTCGGGGCAGGCCGAGCACGCGCTCGGCGATGATGTTGCGCTGGATCTCGGATGTGCCACCGGCGATGGTCCCGGCGAAACTGCGGGCGTAGCGCTCGAACCAGCTGGCGCCGAACGCATCCAGATTCAGCGGATTGAACGGCGAGGTCCGCGCGGGATGGGCCAGCCCGGCGGCCCCCTGTGCGCGCAGGGCGTGCCCGGAGGCCGCCTGCACGGCCTCCGATCCGAACACCTTCAACACCGACAGCGCCGCCACATCCTGTTCCCCGCGCGCCGCGCGGGCCAGGGCCGCCGAGCCCATCAAACGCAGGGCGTAGCTGTCCATGATCAAGGTGGCGTAGTGATCGCGATCCAGCACCGTTTCCGGCGTGAAATCGGCGACCAGTTCCTCCAGCCGATCGGCGAACGACAGCCACAGCAGGGTGCGTTCGTGCCCGAGCGAGCCGTTCGCGACACCCCATCCGCCGTGCAGCGGACCCACCAGGTTCTCGGCCGGAACGCGCACGCCCTCGAAGAACACCTCGTTGAAGTCCATATCGTGCGGACCGCAGA
Encoded here:
- a CDS encoding enoyl-CoA hydratase; translation: MSYIEYEVADKIATISLNRPEAANAQNGELLEELDAAWQRAGADDDVSVIVLRANGKHFSSGHDLKDRSWPDPSKITLERIYAIESRKYLEFSLRWRNIPKPSIAAVQGKCIAGGLLLCWPCDLIVAAEDAQFSDPVVMMGIGGVEYHGHTWELGPRKAKEILFTGRPVTAQEAEQIGMVNSVVPRDELDTRTRALAERIAAMPPFGLRQAKRAVNQTLDVQGFYAAIQSVFDVHQTGHGNALSVNGYPILVNLDEMKQKLK